In Phacochoerus africanus isolate WHEZ1 chromosome 2, ROS_Pafr_v1, whole genome shotgun sequence, one DNA window encodes the following:
- the NRARP gene encoding notch-regulated ankyrin repeat-containing protein produces the protein MSQAELSTCSAPQTQRIFQEAVRKGNTQELQSLLQNMTNCEFNVNSFGPEGQTALHQSVIDGNLELVKLLVKFGADIRLANRDGWSALHIAAFGGHQDIVLYLITKAKYSGSGR, from the coding sequence ATGAGCCAGGCCGAACTGTCCACCTGCTCGGCGCCGCAGACGCAGCGTATCTTCCAGGAGGCCGTGCGCAAGGGCAACACGCAGGAGCTGCAGTCGCTGCTGCAGAACATGACCAACTGCGAGTTCAACGTGAACTCGTTCGGTCCCGAGGGCCAGACGGCGCTGCACCAGTCGGTCATCGACGGCAACCTGGAGCTGGTGAAGCTGCTGGTCAAGTTCGGCGCCGACATCCGCCTGGCCAACCGCGACGGCTGGAGCGCGCTGCACATCGCCGCGTTCGGCGGCCACCAGGACATCGTGCTCTATCTCATCACCAAGGCCAAGTACTCGGGCAGCGGCCGGTGA